Below is a window of Frigoribacterium sp. SL97 DNA.
GCTGCCCAAGGTGCACGGCACCACGCGCTGACCTCCTGATCCCCGCCGACGACGACGTCGGCCGCAGACCTCCCGCACAGAGGGGCACGAGCCCCACGCCAACCGAAGGAACAGATGCCCACGACAATCCACGCCCCCCGAGAACTCGCCAAGGGCACGCTCCGCGTGATCCCGGTCGGCGGGCTCGGCGAGATCGGCCGCAACATGACGGTCTACGAGATCGACGGCAAGCTGCTCATCGTCGACTGCGGAGTGCTCTTCCCCGAAGAGCACCAGCCCGGCGTCGACCTGATCCTGCCCGACTTCTCGCCCATCCGTGATCGCCTCGACGACATCCTCGCCGTCGTGCTGACGCACGGCCACGAGGACCACATCGGCGCCGTGCCCTACCTCCTGCGTCTCCGCAAGGACATCCCGCTGATCGGTTCGCAGCTGACGCTCGCGCTGATCGAGGCGAAGCTCAAAGAGCACCGCATCACGCCTTACACCCTGGCCGTCAAAGAGGGTGGGCGCGAGTCGCTCGGGCCGTACGACCTCGAGTTCATCGCGGTCAACCACTCGATCCCGGACGCTCTCGCCGTCGCCATCCGCACGTCGGCCGGCACCGTGCTGCACACCGGCGACTTCAAGATGGACCAACTGCCGCTCGACGACCGCATCACCGACCTCCGGGCGTTCGCCCGCCTCGGTGAAGAGGGCGTGGACCTCTTCCTGCCCGACTCGACGAACGCCGACGTGCCCGGGTTCACCGCGCTCGAGCGGGACATCGGGCCCGTGCTCGACGACGTGATCCGCCGGGCTCCGCGTCGCGTGGTCGTCGCGAGCTTCTCCAGCCACGTGCACCGCGTCCAGCAGGTGCTCGACGCGGCTCACGCCAACGGTCGCCGCGTGGCCTTCATGGGCCGCTCGATGGTCCGCAACATGGGCATCGCGGCCGACCTGGGGTACCTCAAGGTGCCGGACGGCGTCCTGATCGACGCCAAGAAGGCCAAAGACCTTCCCGACGACCGCATCGTCTACATGAGCACCGGGTCACAGGGCGAGCCGATGGCCGTCCTCGCCCGCATGGCGAACCTCGAGCACCAGATCGAGATCGGCGCGGACGACACGATCATCCTCGCGTCGAGCCTGATCCCCGGCAACGAGAACGCGGTCTACCGCGTCATCGACGGCCTCACCAAACTCGGGGCCAAGGTCGTCCACAAGGGCAACGCCAAGGTCCACGTCTCGGGGCACGCCTCCGCCGGCGAGCTGTTGTACTGCTACAACATCCTGCGGCCGAAGAACGTCATGCCCGTCCACGGCGAGCACCGGCACCTGTACGCGAACGCGGCGTTGGCGGTCCGGACCGGCGTGCCGCAGAAGAACACCATCCTCGGCGAGGACGGCATCGTCGTCGACCTGCGCGACGGAGTCGCCGAGGTCGTCGGCCAGCTCGACATCGGTTACGTCTACGTCGACGGCTCGACCGTCGGCGAGATCACCGACGCCGATCTCAAGGACCGCCGCATCCTGAGCGAAGAGGGCTTCATCTCGGTCTTCATCGCGATGGACGCGTCCACGGGCCGTGTCGTGGTCGGACCCGAGATCCAGTCGCGTGGCTTCGCAGAAGACGAGCGGGTCTTCGACGACGTCAAGCCCAAGATCATCGCGGCCCTCACCGAGGCGGCGGAGAACGGCACGCGCGACACGCATGCCTTCAGCCAGGTCGTGCGGCGCACGGTCGGTCGCTGGGTGAACACGCAGCACCGTCGTCGTCCGATGATCGTGCCGGTGGTCATCAGCGCCTGACGCGCAGGCACACGACGACGGCCCACGGGAGACCCCGTGGGCCGTCGTCGTACCCCGGGCGCGAGGCCGGCACTCTGATGGTCCTCGAGGAGGGCATCGCGGGCCCGCAGTCATCCTCGGGGGTGAGGCGGCGACACCCGGCGCGTCGATACGGTGACGTCTGACACGTCAGTACATCGACCGGGGGTAGCCGTGCGCATCGCCAAAGTCTGGGTCTTCCCGATCCTGCGCATCCTGATCTTCATCGCCATCGCGGCGGCACTCGTCAAGCTCGCGTTCTTCGCGGCGCCGGCCGTCGGCGACGACACCGTCGCCGTGCCGACCGGCGAGCTCGTCGAACCACAGGTCGCCGTGGCCGTCGGCACCATCACGAACGACGTGGTGGTGGACGCGAGCGTCGTCGCCGACCCCGCGGCTCCCGTGCCCGCGACGCTGGCGGGCACGGTCACCGGCGTCGACGTCGCCAAGGGACAGGCGGTCGCGGCGGGGGACCGACTCGCGACGCTCCGGTCCGAGACGCCGCAGGAGCCCCTGGTGGCCGCCGACGGCACCGTGACCGAGCGCAAGCCGATCGTCAAGACGGCCGTCATCACGGCACCCGTGGCCGGGACGATCTCGGCCGTCGCGGTGATCAAGGACCAGACGGTCGTCGTGGGTGACGCGGTCGCGCAGGTCGCGCCTCCCACCTTCCACGTGACGGGGTCGCTCGCCGCGGACCAGCTGTACCGTCTCGTCAGCCGCCCGACCGAGGGTTCCGTCGCGATCACCGGGGGACCGGCACCGTTCCCGTGCACGGCGCTCACCGTCGGGGGGAGCACCTCGTCGTCCGCCGGGCCGGACGACGGCGGGGACGCCGGGGCGCCGACGGGGGACTCGTCGGGCCAGAGCGTCTCCTGCGTCGTGCCGGGCGACGTCACCGTGTTCAGCGGACTCGCCGCCAGGCTGACCATCCCTGCCGGTGTCGCCACCGACGTCCTGACCGTGCCCCTCACGGCCGTGGAGGGCGCGGCGGGCAAGGGCGTCGT
It encodes the following:
- a CDS encoding ribonuclease J, which translates into the protein MPTTIHAPRELAKGTLRVIPVGGLGEIGRNMTVYEIDGKLLIVDCGVLFPEEHQPGVDLILPDFSPIRDRLDDILAVVLTHGHEDHIGAVPYLLRLRKDIPLIGSQLTLALIEAKLKEHRITPYTLAVKEGGRESLGPYDLEFIAVNHSIPDALAVAIRTSAGTVLHTGDFKMDQLPLDDRITDLRAFARLGEEGVDLFLPDSTNADVPGFTALERDIGPVLDDVIRRAPRRVVVASFSSHVHRVQQVLDAAHANGRRVAFMGRSMVRNMGIAADLGYLKVPDGVLIDAKKAKDLPDDRIVYMSTGSQGEPMAVLARMANLEHQIEIGADDTIILASSLIPGNENAVYRVIDGLTKLGAKVVHKGNAKVHVSGHASAGELLYCYNILRPKNVMPVHGEHRHLYANAALAVRTGVPQKNTILGEDGIVVDLRDGVAEVVGQLDIGYVYVDGSTVGEITDADLKDRRILSEEGFISVFIAMDASTGRVVVGPEIQSRGFAEDERVFDDVKPKIIAALTEAAENGTRDTHAFSQVVRRTVGRWVNTQHRRRPMIVPVVISA